One Stegostoma tigrinum isolate sSteTig4 chromosome 22, sSteTig4.hap1, whole genome shotgun sequence DNA segment encodes these proteins:
- the znf207b gene encoding BUB3-interacting and GLEBS motif-containing protein ZNF207b isoform X4 translates to MGRKKKKQMKPWCWYCNRDFDDEKILIQHQKAKHFKCHICHKKLYTGPGLAIHCMQVHKETIDAVPNAIPGRTDIELEIYGMEGIPEKDMEERRRLLEQKTQAESQKKKQKDDDSDEFDDDDAEAGTSYQQQGVQQQQNFVSSMNQSSVHPVTGAPGIPPGMPPVVPGVPPMMPGMPPVMPGMPPGMMPMGGMMPPGPGMPPMMPGMHPGMPPPVPRPGGPSMTQSQPVVPPGIPSRAPLPGPSPQPPIAKPLFPSAGQMGTRVSSTTTTSTTASSNSANLSTSSKPLFPSAAQSQQSVSGPVGTDFKPLNSTPATTAEPPKPTFPAYTQSTATATSTSSSSTAKPTIPVTSKPATLTTTSATSKLIHPDEDISLEERRAQFPKYQRNIPRQGQTPLGPPPVGPMGSMMPPQQGMPPQQPAMRPPMPPPGQYGGPPQGMPSYLPGGMPPYGQGPPMVPPYQGGPPRPPMGMSGMRPPVMSQGGRY, encoded by the exons ATGGGTCGAAAGAAGAAGAAGCAGATGAAGCCGTGGTGCTG GTACTGCAACAGAGACTTTGATGATGAGAAGATCCTTATCCAGCATCAGAAGGCAAAACACTTCAAATGTCACATATGTCATAAAAAGTTGTACACGGGTCCAGGTCTTGCTATTCACTGCATGCAG GTTCATAAGGAAACGATAGATGCTGTCCCAAATGCGATCCCTGGAAGAACAGATATTGAATTAGAAATCTATGGAATGGAAGGGATTccagaaaaggatatggaggaaAGGCGACGACTACTTGAACAAAAGACTCAAG CGGAAAGTCAAAAAAAGAAGCAGAAAGATGATGATTCTGACGAGTTTGATGATGACGATGCAGAAGCTGGAACTTCGTACCAGCAGCAGGGGGTGCAGCAACAACAGAATTTTGTTTCCAGTATGAACCAGTCAAGCGTGCACCCTGTAACGGGTGCACCAGGAATTCCTCCAG GGATGCCACCAGTGGTCCCAGGTGTTCCTCCCATGATGCCAGGGATGCCACCAGTAATGCCAGGAATGCCTCCAGG GATGATGCCCATGGGTGGAATGATGCCTCCAGGACCTGGAATGCCACCCATGATGCCAGGCATGCATCCTG GTATGCCACCCCCTGTTCCACGTCCAGGTGGACCATCAATGACCCAATCGCAGCCAGTGGTTCCACCTGGTATACCCAGTAGAGCACCATTACCTGGACCTAGTCCACAACCTCCCATTGCAAAGCCACTCTTCCCTAGTGCTGGCCAA ATGGGGACTCGTGTTTCGAGCACAACTACAACCTCCACTACAGCTTCATCAAATTCGGCAAATCTCTCAACTTCCTCTAAACCTCTGTTTCCTAGTGCAGCACAA AGCCAGCAGTCTGTCTCCGGACCTGTGGGTACGGATTTTAAACCCCTCAACAGTACGCCTGCCACTACTGCAGAACCTCCAAAGCCCACATTCCCAGCATACACACAGTCAACAGCAACCGCTACCAGCACGTCGAGCAGTTCTACAGCTAAGCCGACCATCCCTGTAACTAGTAAGCCTGCCACTCTAACCACAACTAGTGCAACTAGTAAGTTGATCCATCCAGATGAGGATATATCACTG GAGGAAAGGAGAGCTCAGTTTCCAAAGTACCAACGTAACATCCCTCGGCAAGGCCAGACACCTCTGGGGCCACCACCAGTTGGGCCGATGGGTAGTATGATGCCACCTCAGCAAGGAATGCCACCTCAGCAACCAGCAATGAGACCTCCTATGCCACCTCCAG GTCAGTATGGTGGTCCGCCACAGGGCATGCCAAGTTACCTCCCAGGCGGCATGCCTCCATATGGACAGGGACCTCCAATGGTGCCCCCTTACCAGGGTGGACCCCCTCGGCCACCAATGGGAATGTCAGGAATGAGGCCTCCTGTAATGTCACAAGGTGGTCGCTACTGA
- the znf207b gene encoding BUB3-interacting and GLEBS motif-containing protein ZNF207b isoform X1, which yields MGRKKKKQMKPWCWYCNRDFDDEKILIQHQKAKHFKCHICHKKLYTGPGLAIHCMQVHKETIDAVPNAIPGRTDIELEIYGMEGIPEKDMEERRRLLEQKTQAESQKKKQKDDDSDEFDDDDAEAGTSYQQQGVQQQQNFVSSMNQSSVHPVTGAPGIPPGMPPVVPGVPPMMPGMPPVMPGMPPGMMPMGGMMPPGPGMPPMMPGMHPGGYLKTVGSNLGMPPPVPRPGGPSMTQSQPVVPPGIPSRAPLPGPSPQPPIAKPLFPSAGQMGTRVSSTTTTSTTASSNSANLSTSSKPLFPSAAQSQQSVSGPVGTDFKPLNSTPATTAEPPKPTFPAYTQSTATATSTSSSSTAKPTIPVTSKPATLTTTSATSKLIHPDEDISLEERRAQFPKYQRNIPRQGQTPLGPPPVGPMGSMMPPQQGMPPQQPAMRPPMPPPGQSCHPRFQPRERPLHSLYGQYGGPPQGMPSYLPGGMPPYGQGPPMVPPYQGGPPRPPMGMSGMRPPVMSQGGRY from the exons ATGGGTCGAAAGAAGAAGAAGCAGATGAAGCCGTGGTGCTG GTACTGCAACAGAGACTTTGATGATGAGAAGATCCTTATCCAGCATCAGAAGGCAAAACACTTCAAATGTCACATATGTCATAAAAAGTTGTACACGGGTCCAGGTCTTGCTATTCACTGCATGCAG GTTCATAAGGAAACGATAGATGCTGTCCCAAATGCGATCCCTGGAAGAACAGATATTGAATTAGAAATCTATGGAATGGAAGGGATTccagaaaaggatatggaggaaAGGCGACGACTACTTGAACAAAAGACTCAAG CGGAAAGTCAAAAAAAGAAGCAGAAAGATGATGATTCTGACGAGTTTGATGATGACGATGCAGAAGCTGGAACTTCGTACCAGCAGCAGGGGGTGCAGCAACAACAGAATTTTGTTTCCAGTATGAACCAGTCAAGCGTGCACCCTGTAACGGGTGCACCAGGAATTCCTCCAG GGATGCCACCAGTGGTCCCAGGTGTTCCTCCCATGATGCCAGGGATGCCACCAGTAATGCCAGGAATGCCTCCAGG GATGATGCCCATGGGTGGAATGATGCCTCCAGGACCTGGAATGCCACCCATGATGCCAGGCATGCATCCTGGTGGGTATTTGAAAACGGTTGGCAGCAATTTAG GTATGCCACCCCCTGTTCCACGTCCAGGTGGACCATCAATGACCCAATCGCAGCCAGTGGTTCCACCTGGTATACCCAGTAGAGCACCATTACCTGGACCTAGTCCACAACCTCCCATTGCAAAGCCACTCTTCCCTAGTGCTGGCCAA ATGGGGACTCGTGTTTCGAGCACAACTACAACCTCCACTACAGCTTCATCAAATTCGGCAAATCTCTCAACTTCCTCTAAACCTCTGTTTCCTAGTGCAGCACAA AGCCAGCAGTCTGTCTCCGGACCTGTGGGTACGGATTTTAAACCCCTCAACAGTACGCCTGCCACTACTGCAGAACCTCCAAAGCCCACATTCCCAGCATACACACAGTCAACAGCAACCGCTACCAGCACGTCGAGCAGTTCTACAGCTAAGCCGACCATCCCTGTAACTAGTAAGCCTGCCACTCTAACCACAACTAGTGCAACTAGTAAGTTGATCCATCCAGATGAGGATATATCACTG GAGGAAAGGAGAGCTCAGTTTCCAAAGTACCAACGTAACATCCCTCGGCAAGGCCAGACACCTCTGGGGCCACCACCAGTTGGGCCGATGGGTAGTATGATGCCACCTCAGCAAGGAATGCCACCTCAGCAACCAGCAATGAGACCTCCTATGCCACCTCCAG gacagtcctgccacCCCCGGTTTCAGCCTCGTGAACGtccgctgcactccctctatg GTCAGTATGGTGGTCCGCCACAGGGCATGCCAAGTTACCTCCCAGGCGGCATGCCTCCATATGGACAGGGACCTCCAATGGTGCCCCCTTACCAGGGTGGACCCCCTCGGCCACCAATGGGAATGTCAGGAATGAGGCCTCCTGTAATGTCACAAGGTGGTCGCTACTGA
- the znf207b gene encoding BUB3-interacting and GLEBS motif-containing protein ZNF207b isoform X3 codes for MGRKKKKQMKPWCWYCNRDFDDEKILIQHQKAKHFKCHICHKKLYTGPGLAIHCMQVHKETIDAVPNAIPGRTDIELEIYGMEGIPEKDMEERRRLLEQKTQAESQKKKQKDDDSDEFDDDDAEAGTSYQQQGVQQQQNFVSSMNQSSVHPVTGAPGIPPGMPPVVPGVPPMMPGMPPVMPGMPPGMMPMGGMMPPGPGMPPMMPGMHPGGYLKTVGSNLGMPPPVPRPGGPSMTQSQPVVPPGIPSRAPLPGPSPQPPIAKPLFPSAGQMGTRVSSTTTTSTTASSNSANLSTSSKPLFPSAAQSQQSVSGPVGTDFKPLNSTPATTAEPPKPTFPAYTQSTATATSTSSSSTAKPTIPVTSKPATLTTTSATSKLIHPDEDISLEERRAQFPKYQRNIPRQGQTPLGPPPVGPMGSMMPPQQGMPPQQPAMRPPMPPPGQYGGPPQGMPSYLPGGMPPYGQGPPMVPPYQGGPPRPPMGMSGMRPPVMSQGGRY; via the exons ATGGGTCGAAAGAAGAAGAAGCAGATGAAGCCGTGGTGCTG GTACTGCAACAGAGACTTTGATGATGAGAAGATCCTTATCCAGCATCAGAAGGCAAAACACTTCAAATGTCACATATGTCATAAAAAGTTGTACACGGGTCCAGGTCTTGCTATTCACTGCATGCAG GTTCATAAGGAAACGATAGATGCTGTCCCAAATGCGATCCCTGGAAGAACAGATATTGAATTAGAAATCTATGGAATGGAAGGGATTccagaaaaggatatggaggaaAGGCGACGACTACTTGAACAAAAGACTCAAG CGGAAAGTCAAAAAAAGAAGCAGAAAGATGATGATTCTGACGAGTTTGATGATGACGATGCAGAAGCTGGAACTTCGTACCAGCAGCAGGGGGTGCAGCAACAACAGAATTTTGTTTCCAGTATGAACCAGTCAAGCGTGCACCCTGTAACGGGTGCACCAGGAATTCCTCCAG GGATGCCACCAGTGGTCCCAGGTGTTCCTCCCATGATGCCAGGGATGCCACCAGTAATGCCAGGAATGCCTCCAGG GATGATGCCCATGGGTGGAATGATGCCTCCAGGACCTGGAATGCCACCCATGATGCCAGGCATGCATCCTGGTGGGTATTTGAAAACGGTTGGCAGCAATTTAG GTATGCCACCCCCTGTTCCACGTCCAGGTGGACCATCAATGACCCAATCGCAGCCAGTGGTTCCACCTGGTATACCCAGTAGAGCACCATTACCTGGACCTAGTCCACAACCTCCCATTGCAAAGCCACTCTTCCCTAGTGCTGGCCAA ATGGGGACTCGTGTTTCGAGCACAACTACAACCTCCACTACAGCTTCATCAAATTCGGCAAATCTCTCAACTTCCTCTAAACCTCTGTTTCCTAGTGCAGCACAA AGCCAGCAGTCTGTCTCCGGACCTGTGGGTACGGATTTTAAACCCCTCAACAGTACGCCTGCCACTACTGCAGAACCTCCAAAGCCCACATTCCCAGCATACACACAGTCAACAGCAACCGCTACCAGCACGTCGAGCAGTTCTACAGCTAAGCCGACCATCCCTGTAACTAGTAAGCCTGCCACTCTAACCACAACTAGTGCAACTAGTAAGTTGATCCATCCAGATGAGGATATATCACTG GAGGAAAGGAGAGCTCAGTTTCCAAAGTACCAACGTAACATCCCTCGGCAAGGCCAGACACCTCTGGGGCCACCACCAGTTGGGCCGATGGGTAGTATGATGCCACCTCAGCAAGGAATGCCACCTCAGCAACCAGCAATGAGACCTCCTATGCCACCTCCAG GTCAGTATGGTGGTCCGCCACAGGGCATGCCAAGTTACCTCCCAGGCGGCATGCCTCCATATGGACAGGGACCTCCAATGGTGCCCCCTTACCAGGGTGGACCCCCTCGGCCACCAATGGGAATGTCAGGAATGAGGCCTCCTGTAATGTCACAAGGTGGTCGCTACTGA
- the znf207b gene encoding BUB3-interacting and GLEBS motif-containing protein ZNF207b isoform X7, whose amino-acid sequence MGRKKKKQMKPWCWYCNRDFDDEKILIQHQKAKHFKCHICHKKLYTGPGLAIHCMQVHKETIDAVPNAIPGRTDIELEIYGMEGIPEKDMEERRRLLEQKTQAESQKKKQKDDDSDEFDDDDAEAGTSYQQQGVQQQQNFVSSMNQSSVHPVTGAPGIPPGMPPVVPGVPPMMPGMPPVMPGMPPGMMPMGGMMPPGPGMPPMMPGMHPGGYLKTVGSNLGMPPPVPRPGGPSMTQSQPVVPPGIPSRAPLPGPSPQPPIAKPLFPSAGQSQQSVSGPVGTDFKPLNSTPATTAEPPKPTFPAYTQSTATATSTSSSSTAKPTIPVTSKPATLTTTSATSKLIHPDEDISLEERRAQFPKYQRNIPRQGQTPLGPPPVGPMGSMMPPQQGMPPQQPAMRPPMPPPGQYGGPPQGMPSYLPGGMPPYGQGPPMVPPYQGGPPRPPMGMSGMRPPVMSQGGRY is encoded by the exons ATGGGTCGAAAGAAGAAGAAGCAGATGAAGCCGTGGTGCTG GTACTGCAACAGAGACTTTGATGATGAGAAGATCCTTATCCAGCATCAGAAGGCAAAACACTTCAAATGTCACATATGTCATAAAAAGTTGTACACGGGTCCAGGTCTTGCTATTCACTGCATGCAG GTTCATAAGGAAACGATAGATGCTGTCCCAAATGCGATCCCTGGAAGAACAGATATTGAATTAGAAATCTATGGAATGGAAGGGATTccagaaaaggatatggaggaaAGGCGACGACTACTTGAACAAAAGACTCAAG CGGAAAGTCAAAAAAAGAAGCAGAAAGATGATGATTCTGACGAGTTTGATGATGACGATGCAGAAGCTGGAACTTCGTACCAGCAGCAGGGGGTGCAGCAACAACAGAATTTTGTTTCCAGTATGAACCAGTCAAGCGTGCACCCTGTAACGGGTGCACCAGGAATTCCTCCAG GGATGCCACCAGTGGTCCCAGGTGTTCCTCCCATGATGCCAGGGATGCCACCAGTAATGCCAGGAATGCCTCCAGG GATGATGCCCATGGGTGGAATGATGCCTCCAGGACCTGGAATGCCACCCATGATGCCAGGCATGCATCCTGGTGGGTATTTGAAAACGGTTGGCAGCAATTTAG GTATGCCACCCCCTGTTCCACGTCCAGGTGGACCATCAATGACCCAATCGCAGCCAGTGGTTCCACCTGGTATACCCAGTAGAGCACCATTACCTGGACCTAGTCCACAACCTCCCATTGCAAAGCCACTCTTCCCTAGTGCTGGCCAA AGCCAGCAGTCTGTCTCCGGACCTGTGGGTACGGATTTTAAACCCCTCAACAGTACGCCTGCCACTACTGCAGAACCTCCAAAGCCCACATTCCCAGCATACACACAGTCAACAGCAACCGCTACCAGCACGTCGAGCAGTTCTACAGCTAAGCCGACCATCCCTGTAACTAGTAAGCCTGCCACTCTAACCACAACTAGTGCAACTAGTAAGTTGATCCATCCAGATGAGGATATATCACTG GAGGAAAGGAGAGCTCAGTTTCCAAAGTACCAACGTAACATCCCTCGGCAAGGCCAGACACCTCTGGGGCCACCACCAGTTGGGCCGATGGGTAGTATGATGCCACCTCAGCAAGGAATGCCACCTCAGCAACCAGCAATGAGACCTCCTATGCCACCTCCAG GTCAGTATGGTGGTCCGCCACAGGGCATGCCAAGTTACCTCCCAGGCGGCATGCCTCCATATGGACAGGGACCTCCAATGGTGCCCCCTTACCAGGGTGGACCCCCTCGGCCACCAATGGGAATGTCAGGAATGAGGCCTCCTGTAATGTCACAAGGTGGTCGCTACTGA
- the znf207b gene encoding BUB3-interacting and GLEBS motif-containing protein ZNF207b isoform X2 yields the protein MGRKKKKQMKPWCWYCNRDFDDEKILIQHQKAKHFKCHICHKKLYTGPGLAIHCMQVHKETIDAVPNAIPGRTDIELEIYGMEGIPEKDMEERRRLLEQKTQAESQKKKQKDDDSDEFDDDDAEAGTSYQQQGVQQQQNFVSSMNQSSVHPVTGAPGIPPGMPPVVPGVPPMMPGMPPVMPGMPPGMMPMGGMMPPGPGMPPMMPGMHPGMPPPVPRPGGPSMTQSQPVVPPGIPSRAPLPGPSPQPPIAKPLFPSAGQMGTRVSSTTTTSTTASSNSANLSTSSKPLFPSAAQSQQSVSGPVGTDFKPLNSTPATTAEPPKPTFPAYTQSTATATSTSSSSTAKPTIPVTSKPATLTTTSATSKLIHPDEDISLEERRAQFPKYQRNIPRQGQTPLGPPPVGPMGSMMPPQQGMPPQQPAMRPPMPPPGQSCHPRFQPRERPLHSLYGQYGGPPQGMPSYLPGGMPPYGQGPPMVPPYQGGPPRPPMGMSGMRPPVMSQGGRY from the exons ATGGGTCGAAAGAAGAAGAAGCAGATGAAGCCGTGGTGCTG GTACTGCAACAGAGACTTTGATGATGAGAAGATCCTTATCCAGCATCAGAAGGCAAAACACTTCAAATGTCACATATGTCATAAAAAGTTGTACACGGGTCCAGGTCTTGCTATTCACTGCATGCAG GTTCATAAGGAAACGATAGATGCTGTCCCAAATGCGATCCCTGGAAGAACAGATATTGAATTAGAAATCTATGGAATGGAAGGGATTccagaaaaggatatggaggaaAGGCGACGACTACTTGAACAAAAGACTCAAG CGGAAAGTCAAAAAAAGAAGCAGAAAGATGATGATTCTGACGAGTTTGATGATGACGATGCAGAAGCTGGAACTTCGTACCAGCAGCAGGGGGTGCAGCAACAACAGAATTTTGTTTCCAGTATGAACCAGTCAAGCGTGCACCCTGTAACGGGTGCACCAGGAATTCCTCCAG GGATGCCACCAGTGGTCCCAGGTGTTCCTCCCATGATGCCAGGGATGCCACCAGTAATGCCAGGAATGCCTCCAGG GATGATGCCCATGGGTGGAATGATGCCTCCAGGACCTGGAATGCCACCCATGATGCCAGGCATGCATCCTG GTATGCCACCCCCTGTTCCACGTCCAGGTGGACCATCAATGACCCAATCGCAGCCAGTGGTTCCACCTGGTATACCCAGTAGAGCACCATTACCTGGACCTAGTCCACAACCTCCCATTGCAAAGCCACTCTTCCCTAGTGCTGGCCAA ATGGGGACTCGTGTTTCGAGCACAACTACAACCTCCACTACAGCTTCATCAAATTCGGCAAATCTCTCAACTTCCTCTAAACCTCTGTTTCCTAGTGCAGCACAA AGCCAGCAGTCTGTCTCCGGACCTGTGGGTACGGATTTTAAACCCCTCAACAGTACGCCTGCCACTACTGCAGAACCTCCAAAGCCCACATTCCCAGCATACACACAGTCAACAGCAACCGCTACCAGCACGTCGAGCAGTTCTACAGCTAAGCCGACCATCCCTGTAACTAGTAAGCCTGCCACTCTAACCACAACTAGTGCAACTAGTAAGTTGATCCATCCAGATGAGGATATATCACTG GAGGAAAGGAGAGCTCAGTTTCCAAAGTACCAACGTAACATCCCTCGGCAAGGCCAGACACCTCTGGGGCCACCACCAGTTGGGCCGATGGGTAGTATGATGCCACCTCAGCAAGGAATGCCACCTCAGCAACCAGCAATGAGACCTCCTATGCCACCTCCAG gacagtcctgccacCCCCGGTTTCAGCCTCGTGAACGtccgctgcactccctctatg GTCAGTATGGTGGTCCGCCACAGGGCATGCCAAGTTACCTCCCAGGCGGCATGCCTCCATATGGACAGGGACCTCCAATGGTGCCCCCTTACCAGGGTGGACCCCCTCGGCCACCAATGGGAATGTCAGGAATGAGGCCTCCTGTAATGTCACAAGGTGGTCGCTACTGA
- the znf207b gene encoding BUB3-interacting and GLEBS motif-containing protein ZNF207b isoform X8, producing the protein MGRKKKKQMKPWCWYCNRDFDDEKILIQHQKAKHFKCHICHKKLYTGPGLAIHCMQVHKETIDAVPNAIPGRTDIELEIYGMEGIPEKDMEERRRLLEQKTQAESQKKKQKDDDSDEFDDDDAEAGTSYQQQGVQQQQNFVSSMNQSSVHPVTGAPGIPPGMPPVVPGVPPMMPGMPPVMPGMPPGMMPMGGMMPPGPGMPPMMPGMHPGMPPPVPRPGGPSMTQSQPVVPPGIPSRAPLPGPSPQPPIAKPLFPSAGQSQQSVSGPVGTDFKPLNSTPATTAEPPKPTFPAYTQSTATATSTSSSSTAKPTIPVTSKPATLTTTSATSKLIHPDEDISLEERRAQFPKYQRNIPRQGQTPLGPPPVGPMGSMMPPQQGMPPQQPAMRPPMPPPGQYGGPPQGMPSYLPGGMPPYGQGPPMVPPYQGGPPRPPMGMSGMRPPVMSQGGRY; encoded by the exons ATGGGTCGAAAGAAGAAGAAGCAGATGAAGCCGTGGTGCTG GTACTGCAACAGAGACTTTGATGATGAGAAGATCCTTATCCAGCATCAGAAGGCAAAACACTTCAAATGTCACATATGTCATAAAAAGTTGTACACGGGTCCAGGTCTTGCTATTCACTGCATGCAG GTTCATAAGGAAACGATAGATGCTGTCCCAAATGCGATCCCTGGAAGAACAGATATTGAATTAGAAATCTATGGAATGGAAGGGATTccagaaaaggatatggaggaaAGGCGACGACTACTTGAACAAAAGACTCAAG CGGAAAGTCAAAAAAAGAAGCAGAAAGATGATGATTCTGACGAGTTTGATGATGACGATGCAGAAGCTGGAACTTCGTACCAGCAGCAGGGGGTGCAGCAACAACAGAATTTTGTTTCCAGTATGAACCAGTCAAGCGTGCACCCTGTAACGGGTGCACCAGGAATTCCTCCAG GGATGCCACCAGTGGTCCCAGGTGTTCCTCCCATGATGCCAGGGATGCCACCAGTAATGCCAGGAATGCCTCCAGG GATGATGCCCATGGGTGGAATGATGCCTCCAGGACCTGGAATGCCACCCATGATGCCAGGCATGCATCCTG GTATGCCACCCCCTGTTCCACGTCCAGGTGGACCATCAATGACCCAATCGCAGCCAGTGGTTCCACCTGGTATACCCAGTAGAGCACCATTACCTGGACCTAGTCCACAACCTCCCATTGCAAAGCCACTCTTCCCTAGTGCTGGCCAA AGCCAGCAGTCTGTCTCCGGACCTGTGGGTACGGATTTTAAACCCCTCAACAGTACGCCTGCCACTACTGCAGAACCTCCAAAGCCCACATTCCCAGCATACACACAGTCAACAGCAACCGCTACCAGCACGTCGAGCAGTTCTACAGCTAAGCCGACCATCCCTGTAACTAGTAAGCCTGCCACTCTAACCACAACTAGTGCAACTAGTAAGTTGATCCATCCAGATGAGGATATATCACTG GAGGAAAGGAGAGCTCAGTTTCCAAAGTACCAACGTAACATCCCTCGGCAAGGCCAGACACCTCTGGGGCCACCACCAGTTGGGCCGATGGGTAGTATGATGCCACCTCAGCAAGGAATGCCACCTCAGCAACCAGCAATGAGACCTCCTATGCCACCTCCAG GTCAGTATGGTGGTCCGCCACAGGGCATGCCAAGTTACCTCCCAGGCGGCATGCCTCCATATGGACAGGGACCTCCAATGGTGCCCCCTTACCAGGGTGGACCCCCTCGGCCACCAATGGGAATGTCAGGAATGAGGCCTCCTGTAATGTCACAAGGTGGTCGCTACTGA
- the znf207b gene encoding BUB3-interacting and GLEBS motif-containing protein ZNF207b isoform X5, with protein sequence MGRKKKKQMKPWCWYCNRDFDDEKILIQHQKAKHFKCHICHKKLYTGPGLAIHCMQVHKETIDAVPNAIPGRTDIELEIYGMEGIPEKDMEERRRLLEQKTQAESQKKKQKDDDSDEFDDDDAEAGTSYQQQGVQQQQNFVSSMNQSSVHPVTGAPGIPPGMPPVVPGVPPMMPGMPPVMPGMPPGMMPMGGMMPPGPGMPPMMPGMHPGGYLKTVGSNLGMPPPVPRPGGPSMTQSQPVVPPGIPSRAPLPGPSPQPPIAKPLFPSAGQSQQSVSGPVGTDFKPLNSTPATTAEPPKPTFPAYTQSTATATSTSSSSTAKPTIPVTSKPATLTTTSATSKLIHPDEDISLEERRAQFPKYQRNIPRQGQTPLGPPPVGPMGSMMPPQQGMPPQQPAMRPPMPPPGQSCHPRFQPRERPLHSLYGQYGGPPQGMPSYLPGGMPPYGQGPPMVPPYQGGPPRPPMGMSGMRPPVMSQGGRY encoded by the exons ATGGGTCGAAAGAAGAAGAAGCAGATGAAGCCGTGGTGCTG GTACTGCAACAGAGACTTTGATGATGAGAAGATCCTTATCCAGCATCAGAAGGCAAAACACTTCAAATGTCACATATGTCATAAAAAGTTGTACACGGGTCCAGGTCTTGCTATTCACTGCATGCAG GTTCATAAGGAAACGATAGATGCTGTCCCAAATGCGATCCCTGGAAGAACAGATATTGAATTAGAAATCTATGGAATGGAAGGGATTccagaaaaggatatggaggaaAGGCGACGACTACTTGAACAAAAGACTCAAG CGGAAAGTCAAAAAAAGAAGCAGAAAGATGATGATTCTGACGAGTTTGATGATGACGATGCAGAAGCTGGAACTTCGTACCAGCAGCAGGGGGTGCAGCAACAACAGAATTTTGTTTCCAGTATGAACCAGTCAAGCGTGCACCCTGTAACGGGTGCACCAGGAATTCCTCCAG GGATGCCACCAGTGGTCCCAGGTGTTCCTCCCATGATGCCAGGGATGCCACCAGTAATGCCAGGAATGCCTCCAGG GATGATGCCCATGGGTGGAATGATGCCTCCAGGACCTGGAATGCCACCCATGATGCCAGGCATGCATCCTGGTGGGTATTTGAAAACGGTTGGCAGCAATTTAG GTATGCCACCCCCTGTTCCACGTCCAGGTGGACCATCAATGACCCAATCGCAGCCAGTGGTTCCACCTGGTATACCCAGTAGAGCACCATTACCTGGACCTAGTCCACAACCTCCCATTGCAAAGCCACTCTTCCCTAGTGCTGGCCAA AGCCAGCAGTCTGTCTCCGGACCTGTGGGTACGGATTTTAAACCCCTCAACAGTACGCCTGCCACTACTGCAGAACCTCCAAAGCCCACATTCCCAGCATACACACAGTCAACAGCAACCGCTACCAGCACGTCGAGCAGTTCTACAGCTAAGCCGACCATCCCTGTAACTAGTAAGCCTGCCACTCTAACCACAACTAGTGCAACTAGTAAGTTGATCCATCCAGATGAGGATATATCACTG GAGGAAAGGAGAGCTCAGTTTCCAAAGTACCAACGTAACATCCCTCGGCAAGGCCAGACACCTCTGGGGCCACCACCAGTTGGGCCGATGGGTAGTATGATGCCACCTCAGCAAGGAATGCCACCTCAGCAACCAGCAATGAGACCTCCTATGCCACCTCCAG gacagtcctgccacCCCCGGTTTCAGCCTCGTGAACGtccgctgcactccctctatg GTCAGTATGGTGGTCCGCCACAGGGCATGCCAAGTTACCTCCCAGGCGGCATGCCTCCATATGGACAGGGACCTCCAATGGTGCCCCCTTACCAGGGTGGACCCCCTCGGCCACCAATGGGAATGTCAGGAATGAGGCCTCCTGTAATGTCACAAGGTGGTCGCTACTGA